The nucleotide sequence GGACTCGGCCGCCGGGACGACCGGCGGCGGCAACATCGCCTGGTACAGGTGCGACGAGACCGAGGGCGCCACGCTGCAGGACGCGTCGCCTAACGGCCGGTCGGCGGGCATCGTGCCGGTGCCGAGCGGCAACGAGCCGCTGTGGACGCCGGTCTACCCCGGCTACCTCGGCGCGATCCCGGAGGACGCGGTGATCCGTCTGGCGCCGCCGCGGTTCGCCGTCTATGGCGGCAACCTCGCCACCAACGTCTGGGCGCCGTGGTACACCCAGCACAAGATCATGCGCGGCCTGCTGGACGCCTACTACTTGGCCGGCAACCAGACCGCGCTCGACGTCGTCACGAAGATGGCGGACTGGGCGCACAGCGCCCTGACCATCGGCGACAAGAAGCACCCGCAGTACACGGGGCCGATCACCCGCAGCGACCTCAACTACATGTGGGACACCTACATCGCCGGCGAGCTCGGCGGCGCCAACGAGATCTTCCCGGAGATCTACGCGCTGACCGGCGACGAGCAGCACCTCGAAACCGCCAAGCTCTTCGACAACCGCGAGTCGCTGTTCGACGCGGCGGTCGACGACCGCGACATCCTCGTGGTGACGAACCCGAGCCAGATCGGCCGCCGCCGGCCGGCCCGGCTGCACGTCAACATGCACGTGCCGAACTTCACCGGCTACCTGCGGATCTTCGAGCAGACCGGCGTGCAGGACTACTTCGACGCGGCGAAGCACTTCTTCACCTGGATCGTCCCGCACCGCATGTTCAGCCACGGCGGCACCGGCGGCAACTTCCCCGGCTCGAACAACAACATCGAGATGTTCCAGAACCGGGACAACATCGCCAACGCGATCGCCCAGGGCGGCGCGGAGACCTGCTCGATCTACAACGTGTCGAAGCTGGCCCGGAACCTGTTCTTCCACACGCAGGACCCGGCGTACATGGACTACTACGAGCGGGCGATCTTCAACCAGATCGCCGGCTCGCGCGCCGACACGACGACGACCAGCAACCCGCAGGTCACCTACTTCCAGCCGCTGACGCCCGGCGCGAACCGGTCGTTCGGCAACACCGGCACCTGCTGCGGCGGCACCGGGCTGGAGAACCACACGAAGTACCAGGACACCGTGTACTTCAAGTCCGCCGACGGCTCGGCGCTGTGGGTGAACCTGTTCGTGCCGTCGACGCTGACCTGGGCCGAGAAGGGCCTGGTCGTCTCGCAGGAGACGGCCTTCCCGCGCCAGGACAGCACGCGGATCACCATCCAGAGCGGCGGCGGCCTGTTCGACCTGAAGCTGCGCCGTCCCGCCTGGGCGACGAAGGGGTTCACGGTCCGCGTCAACGGCCGGCCGGCGCCCATGCAGCCGGCCGACCCCGGCACCTACGCGACGCTGCGCCGCACCTGGCGGCCGGGTGACGTCGTCGAGGTGTCGATGCCGTTCGGGATCCGGATCGAGCGGGCCATCGACCGGCCGGACACCCAGTCGATCATGTGGGGCCCGCTGCTGCTGCCGATCCTCGGCAACCCCGGTGGCGGCACGTACCGCGAGTTGACGCTGTACTCACAGCTCAAGCTGGACGGCGACTATGCGCGCTCGGCGATCACCGCGGCCGGCACCAGCCCGGCGGGCGACCAGCTGTTCACGACGCACGGGTTCAACCTGCGGCCGTGGTACGTCGGCGACACCCAGGCACACTCGGCGTACTTCCGCCGGGTCGAGCCGCGGATCGTCTTCGGGAGCATCGACACCGGTGTTCCGAACGTGAAGCGCAACGACGAGCTGCCGAACTACGACGTCCCGGTCACCGGCATCCCGCAGCCGGGCACCGACGGTCTGAGCTTCCTCGACGTCGTGTGGGACGACGCGCCGTTCAAGAACCACGGCGCGTTCGTCTCGACGGTCGCCCGGACCGCCGAGGAGTTCGTCACGCTGGGCCTGCTGACCGACGAGCAGAAGGACACGGTCGTCGCGGCCGCCGGCCAGGCGCGGGCCGAGCTGGCAGTCTGACGTTCACCCCCTAACCGCCGGCCGGTCCCTGGGCCGGCCGGCGGGTACCACCGCACGAGAGGGCGGGACTCTTGACCGACGATTTCGGGCCGTTGGAGCTGTGGGAGCCCGAGACCCGGCGCGACCCGCACCCGTTCTACGCCCGCGTGCGCGCGGCCGGCGGCCCGGTGCCGCAGTACGACCCGGCCGGCAACCGGTTCTGGATCGTCGCGCGGCACGCCGACGTGCTCGAGGGCCTGCAGCACCCGGACATCGGGCACGAGGTGCACCGGCACCAGGAGCGCGACCGTTCGCCGTCGCCGTACCCGCCGAGCGAGACCGAGCGCATTTCGTCGCGCCAGCTGATCGCGCTGGACCCGCCCGACCACACCCGGCTGCGGCGGCTGGTCAGCACCGCGTTCACCGCGCGGACGGTGGCTCGGCTGGAGGGCTGGATCGCCGACGTCGCGGCCGAGCTCGTCGCGCAGGCGCGCCGGCTGGGCCGGTTCGACGCGGTGACCGACCTGGCCGACCCGCTGCCGGTCAACGTCATCGCGCAGCTCGTCGGCGTCCCGGACGAGGACCGCGCCAGGTTCCGGGACTGGTCGGCGACGATCGTCTCCGCGTCGGACTACGACGGCTCGGCCACACTGGCGTTCGCGGCCTACGTCGACGAGCTGGCCGCGCGACGCCGGGCCGAGCCGCGCGACGACCTGATCTCCGGGCTGGTCGCGCTGGAGGCGCAGGGCGAGGCGCTGGACCGCGACGAGCTGGTCGCGATGGTGCAGCTGCTGCTGATCGCCGGCCAGGAGACCACCGTCGACGTCATCGCGAACGCGCTGCGTCTGTTGCTGACCCATCCAGAGCAGTGGCACGACCTGCGCACCGACCCGTCGCTGGCCGGTGCGGTCGTCGAGGAGACGCTGCGGTTCCGCGGGCCGGTCGAGATCGTCCCGCCGCGGTTCACGTTCCGCGAGCTCGACCTCGCCGGCGGCACGATCCCGGCGTTCGAGCGGGTCGGCCTGTCGCTGTGGGGCGCGAACCGCGACCCCGAGGTCTTCGCCGACCCGGACGTGTTCGACGTCCACCGCGCCGACGTCGCGCGGCACCTCGCGTTCGGGTACGGAGGGCACTTCTGCCTCGGCGCGCCGCTCGGCCGCCTGGAGGCCCGGCTCATGCTGGAAGCCGTCGCGCGCGAGCTGCCGGACCTGGAGCTCACCAAGGCGGTGGACGACGTCCGCCTGCACCACGGCGGCGCGCTGCCGCTGCAGGTCGGGCCGGCCCCGTCCAGCTGACTGGACGGAACCGGCCCGATCGGTGAGTGCTGCCCTCCACGCCCACCGGAACCGGCAGGCGTCGAGGGTCGGTGGGATATCAGCCGCACGTCGCGGCTTCGTAGTCTGCGTAGACCTCGGTCACCACCTCCTCACCGTTGACGGTGCCAGTGGCTTCGACCGTCACCTCGCCCGCGGGGATCTGCGCCGTCCGCGCGGCGAGGGACTGGTCGGCGACCCCGCCCGGAGCGACGTCGCGGAACGAGCGGATGCCGTAGGCGGTCTCGATCCGGACGTCGATGGGCACGTCGTGGTCGTTGGTGACCCGCACCGTCACGAAGCCGGTCCGGCCGAGGCAGCGGGTGCCGGCCTCGACCGTCGCCGGCACCTTCGGCAGGCCGGGATCGTCGGCGAAGACCCGCCACTCCGTCGCCGCGACCGCGGAGTACGTCGTGCCGTTGCCGTTCGCGGCGATCGCCGCGCGCAGCCGGTCTGTGGTCACCGGCGTGAACGTCACCGTGTTGAAGGCGGTCGAGCTGGTCCCGTACGCCGACGGGTTCTCGACGTCGCGCCAGGCCGAGCCGTCCCAGTACTGCAGCACCCAGGACTGCGGCTCGGCGACGCCCTCGCCCGTCCCCTGGGGCTGGTCGCGCCAGAACTTGATCTCGGCGCCGGTGAGCCGGATCGGCCGGGCCCACTGGAACTGGGCCCACTGGGTGGCCGGCCGGTTGCCCGACCAGGTGCCCCAGAGCTGCGCCTGGCTCGGGTTGTTCGGGTCGAGGCCGTCGTTGAGCGCGCCGACGGCGTTCCACCCGGCCGTGTACGAGGCGGTCGCCGTGCCCAGCGGCGCGACGTTGCCGGTCAGCGGCCCGGAGATGTCGGCCGGGATCACCGCCGACCGCGTGGTCTCGACGTTGCCGGCGACGTCGGTGGCGCGGAAGAACACCTGGTGCCGCTGGGTGTCCGGCGCCTTGACCGGGCGGCCGTCGTAAGGCGTCCAGGCCCCGCCCGTGCCGATGGCGTACTCGATGCGGGCCAGGCCGGACGTGGCGTCGGTCGCCGAGATGCGCACGGACCGGCGCGCCTCGTCGACCGTCCCGGCGCTGGCCGGGGCGACGCGGTCGATCCGGACGGCGAGGCTCGCCGGGTCCGAGGTGTTGCCGGCCCGGTCCGTGGCCGTCGCGACGACGGCGTGCTGCCCGTCGCCGGTGACCGTGACGTCGGTGTAGCGCACCGGCCCCGCGACCACCGGCGCCCCGCCGTCGACCACCGACTCGATGGTGACCCGGCCCCCACGGTCGTCCGCGCCGGCGACCCGCACCCGGACGTCGGACCGGAACCAGCCGGCGCTGCCTGCGCTGCCGCTCGGCGCCAGCGTGACGGTGGGCGCGGTCTCGTCGCCCTCGGTGTCCCCGGGGTCGATGACGTTGACGGTGGCCGTCACCCGCCCGCCCGCGTAGCCGAGGACCGAGCCCTCCACGGTGAGCGATCCGGGCGCCGCGACGTCGTCGGCGTCCAGTGCGTCCCAGAACGCCGGGACCTGTAGCGTCTCGCCCGACGACGGGAACGTCACCGGCACCGTGCCGGGCAGTTCCGTCTCGCCGACCTCGACGGTCATCGGCGGCGGTGCGACGGACCCGGGCTGCTCGGCCAGCGCCTTCCACTCCTCGACCGCGACAGCGGAGTACGTCTGGCCGTTGGTCGAGGCGTCGAACGTGGCCCGCAGCTGCGTCGTCGTCACCGGGCTGAACGTCGTGTTCTGGAACCCGCTCGTGCCAGTGCCGTACCCGCTCGGGTTCGGCACGTCGCGCCACTGCCCGTCGCCGCTCGCGTCCCAGTACTGGATCTTCCACGACGCGGGCGCCGCGACACCGACGCCGGTGCCCTGCGGCTGGTCGTTCCAGAACTCGATCTGCGAGCCGGTCAGCCGCAGCGGCCGGTCCCACGTGTACTGGACCCACTGCTGCGGCGGGTTGTTGCCGGTCCAAGTGCCCCACATGTCCGGCGGCAGCGGGTTGGGCCGGACGATCTCGTCGTTGAGTGCCTTCACCCAGTACTGCGTCGGCACCGGCGTGTTCGAGACCGTGACGGCCGCCTCCTGGGCCACGTTGGCGCGCGGCGTGACGTCCTTGACCTTCGGCGGCGTCGTGACGACCGGAAGGATGCGGGCCGGCGTCTGGGTGTCGTCCCACTCGAGGCGGTCGATCGCCACCGAGCGGCGGAAGTGGTTGCCGCCGACGGCGTCGGCCGTGTGGTAGGCCAGCCACCACTGCCCGTCGAACCGCACGATGCCCGGGTGGCTGGTCGTCGACGACACCGGGGCGAGGATCCGCCCGCGGTACGTCCACGGCCCGGCCGGCGACGTGGCCGTGCCGTAGGCGATGCACGCGTGGTAGTTCGCCGGCGTGCACGGCGACGTCGGCCCGGCGTTGTTGCCGGCGTAGGCCATGTAGTAGGTGTCGTTGCGCTTGAAGATCCAGGCCGCCTCGAAGAAGCCGGTCAGCCCCGTGACGTTGCGCACCGAGCCGATCGGGGTCTTCATGTCCTGCTGCAGCTCGAGCATGCGCAGGTTGCCGAAGCTGCCCCAGTAGACGTAGACGCGCTGGTTCGGCGCCTCGCCGTCGATGAGGATCGTCGGGTCGATGTTGTGGATGGTGTTGGGGGCCGGCACCCGCTGGGAGATGATCGGCGCGCCGACGTGGTCGGTCCACGGTCCCGTCGGGGTGTCCGAGACCGCGACCCCGATGCCGAACTTGTCGCTGGCCGGGCTGGCCGCTTCGTTCACCGGGACGTACCAGTAGTAGCGGCCGTCGACGCCGCGCACGACCTGACCGGCGTAGGCGCGGCCGGGCGTCGCCCAGCCGAACACCTGCTCGGGGCGCATGAGCGACGGGTGGTGCGTCCACTCGCCGGCGTCGACGTCGGAGGTCACGAACGCGCCCCACTCGTTCATGATGAAGTCGTTGCGGGTCGGGCCGGCCTCGTCGTGGCCGGTGAAGATGTAGAGCTGGTCGGCGCCGGTGTCGTTGCCCGGCGTGCCGGCCGGGACGACGATCGGCGCGGGGTCGGCCGAGTAGTAGCTGCCGTCGCCGAGGATCGGGTTCTCGGTGTTCGTGAATGTGACGGGGTCGGCGGCGGCCGCGGGCGCGACCGGGCCGAGCAGGCCGGCGGCGAGTACGGCGGCGACGGCAGCCGGCCCACTGCGGAAAAGCAGGCTGCGGCGTCGAGTGGCGGTCATGGGGTCTCCTCGCGTCAGGCTTACGGTCCTGAGGAGCGGTGGGGGCGGAGGATGCTGCGCCGGCTCCGCTTCGCGGCGGTGAAGCATGCCGCGTGCGCTCTTGACGCCGGCTCCGCATCCTCCGCCCCCTCCGCGGCCCTCGGGCCTGGCGCCTGCACCCGAGGGCTGGGAGGTGGCGGTGCGCTACCCGCAGGTGATCGCCGGGTAGGGCTTGACGATCTCCGCCGTCCTGCCGTTGGCGTCGATCGCGGTGACCGTCGTCTGACCGGCGGCGATGCTCGCCTGCCTCGTGGCGAACAGCTGGAACGCGGCGGCACCGGGCTCGATGCCGTCCAGCTGGCGGGTGCCGTACGGCGTCTCGAGCGTGATGTCGAGCTCGACGGGCTCACCATTCGTCGCCCGGACATCGATCACGGCCCGCCGCCCGAGGCAGCGCACCTCGGTGGCCACGGTCACCGCGGGCGGCGTCCCGCCGTCACCCACCGTCAGCCTGAGCGTCGTGGACCGGGTGCCCGCGTCGCTCACGTAGTCGGGCAGGATCAGGTCACCGGTGATCGTGTAGGCGCCCGGGGTGTTGACGACGGCCGGATTGAAGTTCCAGTCCACGCCGATCGCCTGATTGTCGCGCGAGCCGTCGTTGTAGGAGACCTCGACCTTCGTCGGCAGGTGCGGCAGCTCGCCCACGTCGACGGACTGCTCGAACTGCTCGGCGCCCTGGATCGAGATGCCGCCCGGCGAGTTCTCCGGCCGCACGTAGACGCGCGCCTCGGCGATCAGGCCGTACGTCGTGTTCGTGCCGTAGACGACGAACGGGTCGACGTTGGTCTCGGCCACCATCTCCTCGGTGATCGGCTGCCAGGTGAACGGCAGCGAACCGCGCGCACCGCTCGCGTACTCGACGTCCAGCTCGGCCGGCAGCGTCGGCACCTCGCCGACCACCGTGCGCATCAGGACCGGGCTGTCCACCGTCTCGACGGTGTCGCCGTTGACCCGCCACCTCAGCACACCCGTGCCCGCACCGCTGCCCTGCACGCCAGTGATGCGGATGCGCAGGTGACTCGTGGTGATGGCCTGGAAGTCGAGGTGGTTGTAGGCGTTGCGGGTCAGCGCGCCCGCGTACGTCGACGTCCCGGTCAGCGTGACGGGCGTCCAGGTCTGGCCGTCGTTCGAGCTCTCGACGACGTACGTGTCGGCCCGGGGCATCCGGGTGCCGCCGTTGTCGTCGTACCAGTAGATGTCGGTCGACCCGATCAGCACCGGCGAGTCCCAGCTGTACCGGAGCCACGCGGCGTTCGCCGGCGACGTGCCGTTGGCGGGCTGACCCCACGAGCCCCAGCCGTTGCCGGCGCCGGGGTTGGAGCTGGCCGGCGTGGTCGGCTCGTTCACCCGGAGCGGGTTCTCCCAAGGTGCGCTGCCGCTGGTGGTGATCGTGGCCAGCGCACCGAACTCGGCCGAGGTCGGCTTCTCGGTCAGCTGCACCTCGACGTCGCGCTGGGTGGTGAGCTCGCCGTCGGACGCCGTCAGCCGGAACACGTAGGTCCCCGCGACCGTGCCCGTGACCGTCGTGCTCAGTGCGTTGGCGTTGCCGAAGATGACCCCGGCGCCGGCCGGCCGCGAGACCGCCGACCAGCTGTAGGTCAGCTCGCCGGTGTCGGGGGCGCCGTCGTCGGTGATGATCCCGACCAGGTTCGTGGACAGGTTGCCGTCCCGCGTCCGGTCGACGGTGACCGTCACCGACGGCGGGTCATTGACGACGTCGGGCACCTCGCGGCCGGAGTCGAAGATCTGGATCTCCGAGATCGCGGTCGAGAACGACGGCGTGTTGGTGAACGCCAGCCGCACCCGGTCGGTCGTGACGGCGTCGAACAGCGCCTCGTTGAACTTGGCGCCGGGGATCTTCGGCGACTTGAACGCGTCCGGGACGGTGACCCAGCCGCCGCTGCCGTCGGGGATCTGGATCGTGTAGCGCTGCGGCTCGCGGTAGCCGCCGGTCTGGCGGTCGCTGACGAACCACACCTTGAGGTTGTCGAACCGGACCGGCTCGCCGAGGTCCAGCTCGACGTAACCGCCTGGCTCCGTCGTGCCGTAGTTGCCCCAGTACGGCTCGTTGACGGTGACGCCGTCGGTCACCGCGGCGAGCGTGACCGGGCGCTCGGTCTCCTTGATCGCACCCGGCGTGTAGTTCATCGCGCCGCTGGTCCAGCCCGGCGTGTGGAACTGCCGCCACGGCGTCGGACGGGCGCCCTGCTGGGTGAACGACGACGACAGCTCGGCGCCGTCGGCCAGGTTCGGCGCGTCCTCGCCGAGGTCGATGCCGGCCGTGCGCAGGTAGGACGCGACGCGCTCGTCCTCGATGGCGGTGTCGACCGCGGCGGGGAGTTCGGCGCCCTCGGCACCGGCCACGGTGACCGTCAGGCCCTCGTCGGACTCGACGATCTCGTGGCTGTTCGGGTCGTAGACGAACCCGCCCAGCGCGTTCGCGGTCGCCTTGCGCTCACCGTCGACGAACAGGCTGTAGCCCGCGCCCAGGCCGTAGTGGGAGCCGTCCTCGTCCCACACGATCGTGACGTCCTTGCCGTGGTAGCGCAGGTTGTTGACCATGAAGTGGTCGTAGCCGAGGTCGATCGGCGACAGCTCGATCACGTCGTCGGAGCGCGGCTGGATGCCGCCCATGTCCTCGACGTAGATGTAGTTCATGTTGCCGAGCATGATGTGGTTCTGGTTGTTGCGGTTGTAGGTGCGCGTCGCCGGGTTCCAGTTCGAGTAGTACTCGGCCTGGTTCGCCACCCGGGCGTCACCGTTCGGGTAGATGCTCCACGCCATCCAGTCCAGCAGCCGCGCGGCGTACTCCGGCGTGACGTACTTCTGCTCCGGGTCGTAGTGCCGCAATGCCGACCGGACGGCGCGGTACTGGACCGTGAAGTTGATGTTGGAGAAGTTGTTCGACCCGCCGATCCCGAACTTCGTCTTGTCCCACTGGTTGGCGGTGTAGAACGGGAAGATCGGGAAGTTGTCGCCGTAGCGCAGGAACCGGAAGCCGTCGACGTAGGTGTTGGCCTGGTCGAACGGGATGAGGTTCTGGGCGTAGACGTCGTACAGGTTCGACTCCCGCGCCGGGATGAGGTCCCGCTCGGCCGCGCTCAGCGGGTTCTGGGTCCCGCCCGACGTCGCGCCATGCGAGGTGCCGGCGAGGAACATCCGCATCTCCTGGCTCCACAACCGGCCGAGGATCGACTCGCGGAGCTCGTCGGCCTTGTCGCCCATCTCGTCGACCTTCGCCGGGTCCGCCCCGGCCATCGCGTAGAGCTGGCGGGCCGCGTCGAAGTCGCCCCACACGTAGGCCGACTCCGGCCGCTCGATGGTCCGCGCTCCCGGTGCGCCGCTGCCGACCTTCGGGTAGCCGAAGCTGATCGCGTCGGAGTCGTTGCCCGGCATGAAGTTGCTGTCGTAGGCGATGAGGTCGTCGCCGTTGCCGTCGTAGTGCTCCAGCTGACCCTTGCCGTCCCACTCGAAGTAGTGGCCGAACCGCTCGGCCACCGCGGGGCCGCCGCCGTGGACGTTGTACGCCTCCAGCCCGGCGGTGCCGAGGTACTGCGAGTAGTGGTTGTTCCAGCTGGTGTGGCCGGGGCTGTCGAGGAACGCCGACGAGCCGGACAGCTCGCCGATGTTGAGGATCTGCCCGTAGGCGAGGTACGGGTTGCGGATCCACTTCGTGTCCTGCAGGTGCATCGGCTGCGTGAGCGCGACGGCGTTCTGGTACAGGTTCACGCCCTCGATCGTGGTCGGGTACTGGTAGACGTAGCCCGGCTCGTTCGCGTCGAGGCTGTTGTAGCGCTCGCCCCACCAGCGGTAGACGATCGCCTTCTCGACCGCCGGGCTCGGCACGTCGATGTAGGGGATGTCGGCCGCCCAGCGGCGGTTGAACTCGGTGATCGCGGTGCGCGTGGCCTCGGCCGGCGCCAGCTCCGCGTACTCGTAGAAGCTGGCCCGCGAGTCCGGCAGCGCGTCGGAGTAGAGCACGCCGACGACGGACAGGTCGACCGACCCGCCAGCGGGCACGGTGATCTCGCGGTCGAGGTTGGTTCCGTTTCGCGTGAAACCATCGGCCTTGAGGCCGACCGTCACCCGCGACCACGGGGTGTCGATGAGCCCGTTGTTGGCCCCGCTGGTCAGCGTCCGGGTGCCGGTCAGCTCGTCGGCCGCGTCGGTGGACGTGGTGGCGAGCGGCGCGGCGGCGCGGACGGTGAACGTGACGGCCTCGGCGCCCGGGTTGCTGAACGCGAGCCGGGTGACCGCGACGTTGTCGTAGGTGATGAGCTTGGTCTGCTCGGCGACCACGCCTGTCGTGCCGACGGTGTAGCGCCCGCGCGCGTGGCTCGGCGCGTTGAACCGCTCGGCGCCCACCTCGGCGACGGTCTGGCCGGGCACCGTCACGGTGTAGAAGTTGCCCAGGTTGTTCGGGCCGCCGGCGTACGCGCTGCCCGCGAAGCCCATGGTGCCGAACTGGCTGTTGCCGCGCATGTACAGCGTGCGGCCACGGGTCTGCAGCACGCCGTTGCCGCTGGTCCCGCGCACGCCCAGGATGCGGTCGAGGTAGTAGTCGGTCCCGCCGGCGGCGAGGTCCCGGTCGAAAATCGACTGGTGCATGCTCCCCGCGGTGTACGGCACGCCCGGCTCGAGCACGGTCGCGACCTGGTCCTCGTTGAGGTACGTGGGGTCGCCGATGTCCATCGTGTCGGTCAGGCCGTCGGTGTAGAGGCCGACGTCGCTCTCGTTGCCCGGCAGTACATGCGAATCCGCGTACGCGGAGCCCGGTAACAGCACCAGGCCGCCGCAGGCCATCACGCCGCAGGTCGCGGTCGCGATGGCTCGTCTGACTGTTCGTCCCGACATCACCGTGTCCTCTCCATCGGGAACCAGGAAATGCATGACGGCCGGCGGCGTTGTTAGCGTTCACATCACCGCCGGTGGAACTCCGGCCCGAGTGCCGCACGGGTCACCCGGGGACGGTCGAGCCGCGGATCACCACCCGGGTGTCCAGCGCCTCGACCCCGGACCGCGGCTCGCCGTCGATGGCGGCGAACAGACGCTGCGCCGCCACCCGGCCGAGCCGTTCGAAGTTCATGTCGACGCTGGTCAGGGCCGGACGGGCGCCACTGGTGAAGATCTCCCAGTTGTCGAAGCCCATGACCGCGACGTCGTCGGGCACGGTGCGGCCGTGTTCCCGCAGCGCGTCCATGACGCCGCGGGCCACCTGGTCGCTGCCGCAGAGGATGGCGTCGAGCTCGGGGTGCTGGCCGAGCAGCATGGACGCCGCGGCGCGGCCCCAGCTCTCCGTCCAGGATCCGAACCGGACGTCGCCGACCAGCTCCATGCCGTGGCCGGCGAGCGCGGCGAGCGCACCCTGGGCGCGTTCCTGCGAGGCGCCGTAGGTGGGGTCGCCGGTGATGTGGGCGATGCGGGTACGCCCGGTCGAGACGAGGTGGTCGACGGCGCTGCGGCCGGCGCCGACGTTGTCGACCACGATGGACAGGTCTTCGGGGTCCTCGGACGGCGCGTACGCGTAGACGACCGGGACGGACAGCTCGCGGCCCAGGGACGGCCGCGGGTCGGTGCGGCTGCCCACGACGATCAGGCCGTCGATACGGCGGCTGAGCAGCGCCTGGACGTGGTGCTTCTCGCGGATGGCGTCGCCGCGGGCGTCGCAGAGGAACACGGCTACGCTGTCGGCGCCGAACGCGTCCTCGGCGCCCATGAGGATCGGGATCGAGAACCGGCCCTCGAGGTCGTTCGTGAGCAGCCCGACCGTGCCGGTGCGGTCGGCCAGCAGGCTGCGGGCCAGCTCGTTCGGTGAGAACGAGAGTTGCTCGGCCGCCTCGACGACGCGCGCGCGGGTTTCGGCGCGCACCTGCTTGCGACCGTTGAGCGCCTTGGACGCGGTGGCGACCGAGACACCGGCCAGGCGGGCGACGTCGTTCAACGTCACCTTGCGCGAGGCCGACGATGGCACGGCGTTGTTCATGCTGCGAGCGCCTCCGTTGACGACATTTCGGCACAGCGTACCCGAGCGCCCCGAAAACAGGTAGAGCGAGTTTCGTGATCGATTTCGGCGCCTTGCTCTGCTGGGCGAATCTGCGCGCTGTAGAGGGTTGACGTCGCCCAGTCGAACTCCTACCTTCGCAGAAAGCCTTTTCGGCACTTTCGTTCCTGGTGCCGGCAAACGGAAGGCATCCCATCAGATTCGGTCCCACCGGGGAGACGGACGATGCGACGTAGTACCAGGACACGGGCGACGACGGCCGTGACCGCTGCTGTGCTGGCGCTCGTGGTGAGCGCCTGCGGCGGTGACGACGGCGACGACACCGACACCGCCGGCAGCGACGGCGACTCCTCGCCGGAGGCGTCGCTGGCCGAGGGGGTCGACGACGGCAGCACCATCACGATGTGGACCAGGGCGGCCACCGAGGCGCAGTCCCAGCGGCTCGTCGACGCCTACAACGAGAGCCACGAGAACCAGGTCGAGCTGACGGTCATCCCGACCGACGACTACCTGCCACGGGTCGGCACGGCGGCGGGCGCGGGCGAGCTGCCCGACGTCCTCAGCCTCGACGTCGTGTTCGTGCCGCAGTTCACCACG is from Jiangella alkaliphila and encodes:
- a CDS encoding beta-L-arabinofuranosidase domain-containing protein — encoded protein: MTIEKPGLSRRTFVRASAIGAAAIAAPTAIPTAAAAAVETSGAAADDVTGAAPYVGAGSNAPVRPFWPNDVRLGTGLLQEKRDRMKAFLQTFDERRFLVLFNNQAGRPNPPGVSTPGGWEDGGLLSGHWAGHYLSALAQAYADGGEQIFKTKLDWMVTELAACQAAITARIDNPDEPEEPEEPVIGRVPGRFGNGLRLNGGSTAQHVRLPQEAVSQLTNFTIATWVNLAQAQSWSRVFDFGTGTAVNMFLTARSGSTGNAPRFAITTSGSGGEQQINGTSAIPTSQWVHLAVSLAGNVGTLYVNGAVAGTNANMTLNPTNLGVPGNVWIGRSQYGDPMLNATIDEFHIFDRALSAAEVQSLQDSAAGTTGGGNIAWYRCDETEGATLQDASPNGRSAGIVPVPSGNEPLWTPVYPGYLGAIPEDAVIRLAPPRFAVYGGNLATNVWAPWYTQHKIMRGLLDAYYLAGNQTALDVVTKMADWAHSALTIGDKKHPQYTGPITRSDLNYMWDTYIAGELGGANEIFPEIYALTGDEQHLETAKLFDNRESLFDAAVDDRDILVVTNPSQIGRRRPARLHVNMHVPNFTGYLRIFEQTGVQDYFDAAKHFFTWIVPHRMFSHGGTGGNFPGSNNNIEMFQNRDNIANAIAQGGAETCSIYNVSKLARNLFFHTQDPAYMDYYERAIFNQIAGSRADTTTTSNPQVTYFQPLTPGANRSFGNTGTCCGGTGLENHTKYQDTVYFKSADGSALWVNLFVPSTLTWAEKGLVVSQETAFPRQDSTRITIQSGGGLFDLKLRRPAWATKGFTVRVNGRPAPMQPADPGTYATLRRTWRPGDVVEVSMPFGIRIERAIDRPDTQSIMWGPLLLPILGNPGGGTYRELTLYSQLKLDGDYARSAITAAGTSPAGDQLFTTHGFNLRPWYVGDTQAHSAYFRRVEPRIVFGSIDTGVPNVKRNDELPNYDVPVTGIPQPGTDGLSFLDVVWDDAPFKNHGAFVSTVARTAEEFVTLGLLTDEQKDTVVAAAGQARAELAV
- a CDS encoding cytochrome P450; this translates as MTDDFGPLELWEPETRRDPHPFYARVRAAGGPVPQYDPAGNRFWIVARHADVLEGLQHPDIGHEVHRHQERDRSPSPYPPSETERISSRQLIALDPPDHTRLRRLVSTAFTARTVARLEGWIADVAAELVAQARRLGRFDAVTDLADPLPVNVIAQLVGVPDEDRARFRDWSATIVSASDYDGSATLAFAAYVDELAARRRAEPRDDLISGLVALEAQGEALDRDELVAMVQLLLIAGQETTVDVIANALRLLLTHPEQWHDLRTDPSLAGAVVEETLRFRGPVEIVPPRFTFRELDLAGGTIPAFERVGLSLWGANRDPEVFADPDVFDVHRADVARHLAFGYGGHFCLGAPLGRLEARLMLEAVARELPDLELTKAVDDVRLHHGGALPLQVGPAPSS
- a CDS encoding family 43 glycosylhydrolase, producing MTATRRRSLLFRSGPAAVAAVLAAGLLGPVAPAAAADPVTFTNTENPILGDGSYYSADPAPIVVPAGTPGNDTGADQLYIFTGHDEAGPTRNDFIMNEWGAFVTSDVDAGEWTHHPSLMRPEQVFGWATPGRAYAGQVVRGVDGRYYWYVPVNEAASPASDKFGIGVAVSDTPTGPWTDHVGAPIISQRVPAPNTIHNIDPTILIDGEAPNQRVYVYWGSFGNLRMLELQQDMKTPIGSVRNVTGLTGFFEAAWIFKRNDTYYMAYAGNNAGPTSPCTPANYHACIAYGTATSPAGPWTYRGRILAPVSSTTSHPGIVRFDGQWWLAYHTADAVGGNHFRRSVAIDRLEWDDTQTPARILPVVTTPPKVKDVTPRANVAQEAAVTVSNTPVPTQYWVKALNDEIVRPNPLPPDMWGTWTGNNPPQQWVQYTWDRPLRLTGSQIEFWNDQPQGTGVGVAAPASWKIQYWDASGDGQWRDVPNPSGYGTGTSGFQNTTFSPVTTTQLRATFDASTNGQTYSAVAVEEWKALAEQPGSVAPPPMTVEVGETELPGTVPVTFPSSGETLQVPAFWDALDADDVAAPGSLTVEGSVLGYAGGRVTATVNVIDPGDTEGDETAPTVTLAPSGSAGSAGWFRSDVRVRVAGADDRGGRVTIESVVDGGAPVVAGPVRYTDVTVTGDGQHAVVATATDRAGNTSDPASLAVRIDRVAPASAGTVDEARRSVRISATDATSGLARIEYAIGTGGAWTPYDGRPVKAPDTQRHQVFFRATDVAGNVETTRSAVIPADISGPLTGNVAPLGTATASYTAGWNAVGALNDGLDPNNPSQAQLWGTWSGNRPATQWAQFQWARPIRLTGAEIKFWRDQPQGTGEGVAEPQSWVLQYWDGSAWRDVENPSAYGTSSTAFNTVTFTPVTTDRLRAAIAANGNGTTYSAVAATEWRVFADDPGLPKVPATVEAGTRCLGRTGFVTVRVTNDHDVPIDVRIETAYGIRSFRDVAPGGVADQSLAARTAQIPAGEVTVEATGTVNGEEVVTEVYADYEAATCG